One genomic window of Dehalococcoidia bacterium includes the following:
- a CDS encoding phosphatase PAP2 family protein, producing MSNDSKGNPLCAVPQGKYVFLIILGVLAFLTIEAVRLDWFSWDLAITEWIQRVDAEDFLGPLVNFNNRMGVVGVAGITGLAAIVWLWLKGQRAEAVFVGLVGVADFLNPVLRYLIDRPRPATDLVVVYRPNGDCSFPSGTAMHVFMFCGILIYLVLRLFKPGFWRTAICVLLGLYIPMMGLWLIYRGIHWPSDVLGGYIYGAVFLWAIIWGHQRYIAWRRRYPRDHIPVQCIPAPIRPFAWILKMVY from the coding sequence ATGTCTAATGACTCAAAAGGCAACCCATTGTGCGCAGTGCCCCAGGGAAAGTATGTCTTCCTGATAATTCTGGGCGTGTTGGCATTTCTCACCATCGAAGCGGTGAGGCTGGACTGGTTCTCCTGGGATTTGGCCATAACCGAATGGATTCAAAGAGTAGATGCCGAAGACTTTCTGGGTCCTTTGGTCAACTTCAACAATCGCATGGGTGTTGTGGGGGTGGCGGGGATAACAGGGTTGGCGGCCATTGTATGGCTGTGGCTGAAAGGCCAGCGTGCCGAGGCCGTATTCGTAGGGCTAGTAGGAGTCGCCGATTTTCTGAACCCGGTGCTGCGATATCTCATAGATCGACCCAGACCGGCGACTGATTTGGTAGTCGTTTATCGACCGAATGGTGACTGCAGCTTTCCCAGCGGTACGGCGATGCACGTTTTCATGTTCTGCGGGATTCTGATCTATCTGGTTCTCCGTTTGTTCAAACCCGGGTTCTGGCGCACCGCCATTTGTGTCCTTCTGGGCCTCTATATCCCGATGATGGGACTGTGGTTGATTTACCGCGGGATTCATTGGCCCAGCGATGTTCTTGGGGGGTATATCTACGGGGCTGTGTTCCTCTGGGCAATTATCTGGGGACATCAGAGATACATCGCCTGGAGACGCCGCTACCCCAGGGACCACATTCCGGTCCAATGTATTCCTGCACCTATACGGCCCTTCGCCTGGATTTTGAAGATGGTTTACTGA
- a CDS encoding YajD family HNH nuclease gives MSSKNPLSDEERLKQIIADSLRYQDQRERTYRERALKMFPWVCAWCGREFSGVRLRELTVHHKDHNHENNPPDGSNWELLCIYCHEQMHAQRAKVDPNDIMPGKQKPPATFQPFANLKNLLNIEDPSSREESGKEG, from the coding sequence ATGTCATCGAAAAATCCATTATCGGATGAAGAGAGGCTGAAACAGATCATTGCTGATTCGCTGAGGTATCAGGATCAGCGAGAGAGGACTTACAGAGAGCGGGCGCTCAAGATGTTCCCCTGGGTCTGTGCGTGGTGCGGACGTGAATTTTCCGGGGTAAGACTTCGCGAACTCACAGTTCATCACAAAGATCACAACCACGAAAACAATCCGCCGGATGGCAGCAACTGGGAGCTTCTGTGCATCTATTGTCACGAGCAGATGCACGCGCAGCGGGCCAAGGTCGATCCCAACGATATCATGCCCGGCAAGCAGAAGCCGCCTGCCACCTTCCAACCTTTCGCTAACCTCAAGAATCTGTTGAATATCGAAGACCCATCGAGCAGGGAAGAGAGCGGCAAAGAAGGGTGA
- a CDS encoding thioredoxin domain-containing protein, with protein MCREKEQFALQALGMYPGQVRFEYHPYPYSDFGLTLAQGLEAAGEQGKFWEMHNRMVEDAPENMAELVAVAEAAGLNTETFTAAIDSRKFAEKVRAAKESAAGRGVGEVALFINGKEYQKSPGTLDDLIGAIEDELTKTKQTEEVH; from the coding sequence ATTTGTCGGGAAAAAGAGCAGTTTGCTCTGCAAGCCTTGGGAATGTACCCCGGACAGGTTCGGTTTGAATACCACCCCTATCCGTACTCCGATTTCGGACTCACGCTCGCCCAAGGACTTGAAGCAGCAGGTGAGCAAGGGAAGTTCTGGGAGATGCACAACCGGATGGTAGAGGATGCACCCGAGAACATGGCAGAGCTTGTGGCTGTAGCTGAAGCAGCAGGTTTGAATACGGAGACGTTCACCGCAGCAATTGACAGCAGGAAATTTGCCGAGAAAGTCCGTGCCGCTAAGGAGTCGGCGGCAGGCAGAGGGGTTGGAGAGGTGGCGTTGTTTATCAACGGCAAGGAATATCAGAAGTCCCCGGGCACATTGGATGATCTGATTGGGGCCATCGAAGATGAACTGACAAAGACCAAACAGACAGAGGAAGTTCATTGA
- a CDS encoding ABC transporter permease, with the protein MFSPAAFHVWQRNRDVFLALAGSEVPGLLAEPLMVLVAMGFGLGAYLGVIDDQSYIEFIAPGIIAGYAMFSAVFECTYGSFVRLDYQRTYDAIISTPLSVEDVVAGEIFWGATRAFITTLAVMIIATMFGLIHSYMALLALPLSLISGLMFASIAFTFTSIVPSISSFNYFFTLFITPMFYFSGIFFPLDEFPSMVRTLSWIAPLTPVAHATRSLVRGEMDIVVLWSLLLMMAITAIFFCLSLVLMRRRLLK; encoded by the coding sequence ATGTTTTCGCCGGCCGCGTTCCATGTGTGGCAGCGCAATCGGGATGTCTTTCTTGCCCTAGCGGGCAGCGAGGTGCCGGGACTGCTGGCGGAACCGCTGATGGTGCTGGTGGCTATGGGATTCGGACTCGGCGCTTATCTGGGCGTAATCGATGATCAGAGTTATATCGAGTTCATCGCTCCCGGCATCATCGCCGGATATGCCATGTTCAGCGCTGTCTTCGAATGCACCTACGGCAGCTTTGTCCGATTGGATTACCAGAGAACTTACGACGCCATTATTTCCACACCCTTGAGCGTGGAAGATGTGGTCGCCGGAGAGATATTCTGGGGAGCTACCCGGGCTTTTATCACTACCCTTGCGGTGATGATCATCGCTACAATGTTCGGGCTAATTCATTCGTACATGGCCCTTCTGGCTCTGCCGCTGAGCTTGATCTCAGGTCTGATGTTCGCATCCATTGCATTCACCTTTACCTCGATAGTCCCTTCGATCAGCAGCTTCAACTATTTTTTCACCCTTTTCATCACGCCGATGTTCTATTTCAGCGGCATCTTCTTCCCTCTGGACGAGTTCCCCTCAATGGTGCGAACCCTGAGCTGGATTGCCCCGCTCACGCCGGTGGCTCACGCCACCCGCTCGCTGGTCCGGGGCGAAATGGACATAGTTGTTCTGTGGAGCCTGCTGCTCATGATGGCCATAACAGCGATTTTCTTCTGCCTGTCGCTGGTGTTGATGCGGAGAAGGTTGCTGAAATAG
- a CDS encoding TIGR04076 family protein produces the protein MKEVIAKVISQQGTCSAGHRVGEEFIIGQETPPKMCAWAYYTLFPFATTLQFGGSFPWEKDKGRVTVACPDPGNPVIFELRRMD, from the coding sequence GTGAAAGAAGTTATCGCTAAAGTAATCTCACAGCAGGGCACATGTTCTGCCGGACACAGAGTCGGGGAGGAGTTTATCATCGGTCAGGAGACCCCGCCGAAGATGTGCGCCTGGGCATATTACACCCTCTTCCCCTTTGCCACAACCTTGCAGTTCGGCGGGTCGTTTCCCTGGGAGAAGGATAAAGGTAGGGTCACTGTGGCTTGCCCGGATCCGGGGAACCCGGTGATTTTTGAGCTGAGAAGGATGGACTAG
- a CDS encoding ABC transporter ATP-binding protein has product MIIIETRSIVKRYKDITAVNGVDLRIEAGECFGLLGPNGAGKTTLIKMVTGVLPITDGEARVADMDVSRKPRQIKALIGVVPQEDNLDPDFGVLKNLLVFSRYFDIPSAEAKQRALANLELFELAGRQKAKIRELSGGMKRRLLIARALINQPRILVLDEPTVGLDPQTRHMVWQKLKSLKEQNTTLLLTTQNMEEAAVLCDRLAIMNEGRIMALGTPRELIDRYGGSQIIEAKLNSAERVSLEAGLKQQGLFWQELGDTLYIFESDGPELPADLKNKLIIISRRIPTLEDVFLRLTGRALEE; this is encoded by the coding sequence ATGATCATCATCGAGACCAGAAGCATCGTCAAACGGTATAAAGACATCACTGCCGTGAACGGCGTCGATCTCCGCATCGAAGCTGGCGAGTGTTTCGGGCTTTTGGGGCCAAACGGCGCCGGCAAGACAACGCTGATCAAAATGGTCACCGGGGTGCTTCCCATTACGGATGGGGAAGCCCGGGTGGCGGACATGGACGTCTCCAGAAAGCCGCGTCAAATAAAGGCCCTCATTGGCGTGGTGCCGCAGGAAGATAATCTCGATCCAGATTTCGGTGTACTCAAAAACCTTCTCGTCTTTTCTCGCTATTTCGATATTCCCTCAGCCGAGGCCAAACAACGGGCGCTGGCGAATCTGGAGCTTTTCGAGCTTGCCGGTCGGCAGAAGGCCAAGATAAGGGAGCTCTCCGGCGGAATGAAAAGGCGCTTGCTCATTGCGCGGGCCCTGATAAATCAGCCTCGTATCCTGGTACTGGATGAACCAACAGTCGGCCTGGACCCGCAGACCAGACACATGGTCTGGCAAAAGCTGAAGTCCTTAAAAGAGCAGAATACCACCCTGCTGCTGACAACACAGAATATGGAGGAGGCAGCCGTCCTCTGCGACCGCCTGGCGATAATGAACGAGGGCAGGATCATGGCTCTGGGAACGCCTCGGGAGCTTATTGACAGATACGGCGGCAGCCAAATCATCGAAGCCAAACTCAACTCGGCTGAAAGGGTCTCTCTGGAAGCGGGGTTGAAGCAACAGGGGCTCTTCTGGCAGGAACTCGGAGACACGCTCTATATCTTCGAATCAGACGGGCCTGAACTCCCCGCCGACCTTAAGAACAAGCTGATCATCATCAGCCGAAGGATACCTACACTTGAAGATGTTTTCCTCAGACTTACCGGGAGGGCGCTGGAGGAATGA
- a CDS encoding DoxX family membrane protein: MSRIAPFLQNPYLHLFLRLFVGGTFMLSAIFKFPHHTEFVDIVKSYDLLPDALAAAYANALPWVEILVGSYLLLGVLIRPGAVIALLMCVSFMIANITSLVRGDEQCGSCFGDVITLPVWQAIAIDIFLLIAAVALLAASGRSLLALDDLLLKSDKPS; the protein is encoded by the coding sequence TTGAGCCGCATTGCGCCCTTCCTCCAGAACCCCTATTTACACCTTTTCCTCCGTCTGTTCGTCGGCGGGACGTTCATGCTGTCGGCAATTTTCAAGTTTCCCCACCATACCGAGTTTGTGGATATTGTCAAAAGCTATGACCTTCTGCCCGATGCTCTGGCAGCAGCCTATGCCAATGCCCTCCCCTGGGTGGAGATTCTGGTGGGGTCATACCTGTTGCTGGGAGTACTGATCCGACCCGGCGCTGTGATTGCACTTCTGATGTGCGTCAGCTTCATGATCGCCAACATCACCTCTCTGGTGAGGGGAGATGAACAATGCGGCAGCTGTTTTGGAGACGTGATTACACTCCCGGTCTGGCAAGCCATCGCCATAGACATTTTCCTCCTTATTGCAGCCGTTGCGTTGCTGGCGGCCAGCGGCAGGTCATTACTTGCGCTGGATGACCTCCTCTTAAAAAGCGATAAACCCTCTTGA
- a CDS encoding class I SAM-dependent methyltransferase, which produces MKSIDFSKTAGQYGNASLVQKSASGKLLELLAIKETDDVLDIGCGPGDLTCQIRKLTCGRVTAIDSAEGMIEEARRKHGVSGISFEMSPAEKFSYAGEFDAIFCNSAFQWFNPPGPVLESCYRALKKQGRMGIQAPAKLSPARKIPSPNFERAIESIRKDPAAKGTFAHFHDPWVMYDTSEEYRSLFESFGFKVEHALIEKVVSFHTPEEVFAIFDTGAAAGFLNQQYYSVPIDENYVDHCRGIVKRSFAEQAGKDGKVELIFYRAYVLAIKS; this is translated from the coding sequence ATGAAATCGATCGATTTTTCCAAAACAGCCGGTCAATACGGAAATGCCTCTCTGGTTCAAAAGTCAGCCAGTGGGAAGCTGCTCGAACTACTGGCCATAAAGGAGACTGACGACGTTCTGGACATTGGATGCGGGCCAGGCGATCTTACCTGTCAGATCAGAAAGCTGACCTGTGGCAGAGTGACCGCCATAGACTCGGCGGAAGGAATGATCGAGGAGGCGAGACGAAAACACGGCGTCTCCGGCATCTCTTTTGAAATGAGTCCGGCGGAGAAGTTCAGTTATGCCGGCGAGTTCGATGCTATCTTCTGCAATTCCGCGTTTCAGTGGTTTAACCCCCCGGGACCTGTTTTAGAGAGTTGCTACCGGGCGCTCAAAAAGCAGGGGCGAATGGGAATTCAGGCTCCGGCAAAACTGTCCCCGGCGCGTAAGATCCCCTCACCTAACTTCGAACGGGCCATCGAAAGCATCAGAAAAGACCCTGCGGCGAAAGGAACATTTGCCCACTTCCATGACCCCTGGGTGATGTACGACACATCCGAGGAATACCGGTCCTTGTTTGAGTCTTTCGGGTTCAAGGTCGAGCATGCGCTGATCGAAAAGGTAGTGAGTTTTCACACTCCCGAAGAAGTTTTCGCCATCTTCGATACGGGCGCGGCGGCAGGTTTTCTCAATCAGCAATACTACAGTGTACCCATAGACGAAAATTACGTAGATCATTGCCGGGGGATCGTAAAGCGCTCCTTTGCTGAACAAGCTGGCAAAGATGGAAAGGTAGAACTGATCTTCTATCGCGCATACGTGTTGGCCATAAAGAGCTGA
- a CDS encoding metallophosphoesterase yields MKIGILILWRCGFVILLLILMFDVSGGIARAMFVESWPQNPAAPSDCHADFVVFGDSQGSFDPLWTISPDFDKLPGLINQIDVPMAFHVGDMYTGDTFFARGVRNQAESFLGDVATLRIPMHPVMGNHDARGGGWNVTKELIFQNTSTYYSFDQGDSHFVILDAFMPGYEHTLSQEQFRWLEADLASTRQLHIFVFVHAPLYPLGSHLGGSLDKYPAMRDQLGALLVKSGVDILFCGHEHFYASFGYDGLMQVTTGGVGAKLKSPASPKELAGEYGYDMTKVSRLKTQKVLHYVCVSTSTLDITVTAYDLEGNMIDQFSIAP; encoded by the coding sequence GTGAAAATAGGCATACTCATCCTGTGGAGATGTGGGTTTGTAATCCTGCTCTTGATACTGATGTTTGACGTATCAGGAGGCATTGCCAGGGCAATGTTTGTGGAGTCCTGGCCGCAGAATCCCGCTGCGCCCTCCGATTGCCATGCGGACTTCGTGGTATTCGGTGATTCTCAGGGCAGTTTTGATCCTCTCTGGACGATCTCCCCCGACTTCGATAAGCTGCCCGGCCTGATAAATCAAATCGACGTGCCGATGGCTTTCCACGTGGGAGACATGTACACCGGCGACACCTTCTTTGCGCGCGGCGTCAGAAACCAAGCAGAATCGTTTCTGGGAGATGTGGCAACCCTGCGAATACCGATGCACCCGGTCATGGGGAACCACGACGCCCGGGGAGGAGGGTGGAATGTAACCAAAGAGCTAATCTTTCAAAATACGAGCACTTACTATTCTTTCGATCAGGGAGACAGCCATTTTGTGATTCTCGATGCTTTCATGCCGGGATATGAGCATACCCTCTCGCAGGAGCAATTCAGATGGCTGGAGGCCGACCTCGCCAGCACCAGACAGCTCCATATTTTCGTATTCGTACATGCGCCGCTTTATCCTTTAGGGTCTCATTTGGGAGGATCGCTGGACAAGTATCCTGCCATGAGAGATCAACTAGGCGCGCTGCTGGTTAAATCCGGTGTGGATATCCTTTTTTGTGGGCATGAACATTTCTACGCCAGCTTCGGCTATGATGGACTGATGCAGGTCACTACGGGAGGGGTTGGTGCAAAGCTGAAGTCCCCCGCCAGCCCCAAAGAATTGGCCGGAGAATACGGTTATGATATGACTAAAGTGAGTCGGCTGAAAACACAGAAGGTGCTGCACTATGTTTGTGTGAGCACCAGCACTCTCGATATTACAGTTACGGCTTACGATCTTGAAGGCAATATGATTGATCAATTCAGTATCGCGCCCTAA
- a CDS encoding diaminopimelate decarboxylase: MATKDLPFDKEQLEPIVQRYPTPFHIYDEAAMRENARKLSQVFSWNKGFKEYFAVKATPNPYIMKILLAEGFGADCSSLAELALAEKVGISGEDIMFTSNDTPAEEFRKAKELGAIINLDDITHIPFLEKHAGLPELICFRYNPGSLKRGNVIIGSPEEAKYGFTREQLFEGYRIARDKGVKRFGIHTMVASNELDAHYFVDTAEILFNLVVEVYRKLGILIEFVNIGGGIGIPYKLDQQAVDLDVVSRGIQERYERIIAANGLAPLRLYMECGRMITGPYGYLVSRVRHIKNTYKNFAGLDACMANLMRPALYGAYHHITVVGKEKAPHNITYDVTGSLCENNDKFAIDRQLPELEPGDLVVIHDAGAHGHAMGFNYNGKLRSAELLLRPSGEVVQIRRAETIDDYFATLDLDGLARFPV, translated from the coding sequence ATGGCAACAAAAGACCTCCCGTTTGACAAAGAGCAATTGGAACCCATTGTGCAGAGATATCCCACACCGTTTCACATCTATGACGAAGCGGCCATGAGGGAGAATGCTCGAAAGCTCAGCCAAGTTTTTTCCTGGAACAAGGGCTTCAAGGAGTACTTTGCCGTCAAGGCAACGCCCAATCCCTATATCATGAAAATTCTTCTGGCGGAGGGATTTGGCGCGGATTGTAGTTCTCTGGCGGAACTGGCACTGGCGGAGAAGGTGGGAATCAGCGGCGAGGATATCATGTTCACGTCCAATGATACCCCGGCAGAGGAGTTTCGGAAGGCAAAAGAGTTGGGCGCGATCATTAACCTGGACGATATCACCCATATCCCGTTTTTGGAAAAGCATGCGGGCCTTCCCGAGTTAATCTGCTTTCGATACAATCCGGGTTCGCTCAAAAGAGGCAATGTCATCATCGGCAGTCCGGAGGAGGCCAAGTACGGATTCACCAGGGAGCAACTCTTTGAGGGCTATCGCATAGCCCGGGATAAAGGCGTCAAGCGGTTTGGGATTCATACCATGGTGGCATCCAATGAGCTCGATGCCCACTACTTTGTAGATACTGCCGAAATCCTCTTCAATCTGGTGGTTGAGGTTTATCGAAAGTTGGGAATTCTGATTGAATTTGTTAATATCGGCGGAGGAATAGGAATCCCCTACAAACTCGACCAGCAGGCAGTTGATCTCGATGTGGTGAGCCGAGGAATACAGGAGCGCTACGAAAGGATTATCGCCGCCAACGGACTGGCTCCGCTGAGATTGTACATGGAATGTGGGCGCATGATCACGGGGCCTTATGGCTATCTAGTGTCCCGGGTCAGGCACATCAAGAATACGTACAAAAACTTTGCCGGTCTCGATGCGTGCATGGCCAATCTGATGAGGCCTGCCCTCTACGGCGCGTATCATCACATTACTGTTGTGGGGAAGGAGAAGGCTCCGCACAACATAACCTATGACGTCACGGGCTCGCTCTGTGAAAACAACGATAAATTCGCCATCGATCGCCAACTGCCCGAACTTGAACCCGGCGACCTGGTTGTGATTCACGATGCCGGCGCTCACGGCCACGCGATGGGCTTCAACTACAATGGCAAGCTGCGTTCCGCAGAGTTGCTCTTACGCCCCAGCGGAGAGGTAGTGCAAATCAGGAGAGCCGAAACCATCGACGACTACTTTGCGACCCTCGATCTGGATGGACTGGCACGTTTTCCGGTCTGA
- a CDS encoding response regulator transcription factor, producing MRILVVEDESNIALFVKRGLIEAGYSVDLAQDGNSGLEFAISYTYDVIVLDIMLPGKDGISIVRELRSRGIKTPVIFLTARDTVEDRVLGLEMGADDYLIKPFAFSELLARIRTLLRRPPLQAQAVLTIEALELDTIRHEVRYAGRRIELSAREFALLEYMMRHINQAVSRTQIAEHVWNIDFNTDSNVVDVYVGYLRRKLDRAGAPPIIRTVRGIGYRLVSTEAEDE from the coding sequence ATGCGGATTCTGGTTGTCGAAGACGAGTCCAATATCGCATTATTCGTCAAACGGGGCCTGATCGAGGCGGGCTATTCCGTTGATCTGGCACAGGACGGTAATAGTGGGTTGGAATTCGCCATCAGCTATACCTACGATGTGATTGTGCTGGACATCATGCTGCCGGGAAAAGACGGCATTTCCATCGTTCGGGAGCTACGCAGTCGGGGAATCAAAACCCCCGTAATTTTTCTCACTGCCCGTGACACCGTGGAAGACCGGGTGCTGGGGCTTGAAATGGGTGCCGATGATTATCTGATCAAGCCCTTTGCATTCTCCGAATTGCTGGCGCGTATTCGAACCCTGCTGCGGCGGCCTCCCCTGCAGGCGCAGGCTGTTCTGACCATTGAGGCATTGGAGTTGGATACGATCCGGCATGAGGTGCGCTACGCCGGAAGGCGCATTGAACTGAGCGCTCGGGAATTCGCGCTGTTGGAATACATGATGCGCCACATCAACCAGGCTGTCTCCCGCACCCAGATAGCAGAACACGTCTGGAACATCGATTTCAACACCGATTCCAATGTGGTGGATGTATATGTAGGCTACCTGCGACGCAAACTGGACAGGGCCGGAGCCCCGCCAATCATTCGTACGGTGCGTGGCATCGGCTATCGTCTCGTCAGTACAGAGGCAGAGGATGAATAG
- a CDS encoding thymidylate synthase, producing the protein MQISMIEGRDLSEAFFHSCRKVLQEGYQYVIDKGSFEGAKRRELDFAVIHIKQPGNRPLVPDVPQGVPPPTSDNYINEYMSYLITDAIQPHEQYTYGQYLAPQIDTVIHRYKNDGPECNQLCMTVGGKESLDLEHPPCLRMVDTRIRYGKLHFIIYFRSWDLWAGFPTNLGGLQLLKEYMAGEIGVEDGEMICVSKGLHLYEYSWELAASVARINL; encoded by the coding sequence ATGCAAATCAGCATGATCGAAGGAAGAGACCTGTCGGAGGCCTTCTTCCATTCCTGCCGCAAAGTACTGCAGGAAGGCTATCAGTACGTGATCGATAAGGGAAGCTTCGAGGGGGCAAAGAGAAGAGAACTCGACTTTGCAGTAATCCACATCAAACAGCCAGGGAACAGACCGCTTGTGCCGGATGTCCCCCAGGGTGTACCTCCACCGACCAGCGATAACTACATCAACGAATACATGTCCTATCTCATCACGGATGCCATTCAGCCGCATGAGCAATATACTTACGGTCAATATCTGGCTCCCCAAATCGATACGGTGATCCACCGCTACAAGAACGACGGACCAGAGTGCAATCAACTGTGCATGACGGTCGGAGGCAAGGAATCCCTCGATCTGGAGCATCCCCCATGCCTGAGGATGGTCGATACCCGGATCCGATATGGCAAGCTACACTTTATTATCTACTTCAGAAGCTGGGATTTATGGGCCGGGTTTCCCACCAATCTCGGCGGCCTCCAGCTTCTCAAAGAATATATGGCTGGTGAGATCGGAGTGGAGGATGGGGAGATGATCTGCGTCAGCAAGGGACTTCATCTCTATGAATACTCTTGGGAACTGGCCGCCTCTGTGGCGAGGATTAATCTTTAA
- a CDS encoding ATP-binding protein, translated as MPFRTKASAKERFKALAPHSIQLRVLLLVFILVLAAMVLLAAYTLDQFEKSTRIELEHEGLLLSSALEEAGIVPLAEARDIPGLQERINTLSSALRNAIEVNVILLKDDGSAIVASNIPGNIRETSTREHEVLLEALSRGGPVVFTGRNPEHEGRPAPSGTPIEASPEPHFFEAHRFLSVTTPLTIDGQKLGSINVKVSLDELHEDLVEVRWTIIAAASTEIALVLGGLIFLLNIQVFRPLRRMGVKMRAISGGDLTQRIGHQGSENEIGELANTFDRMLDQLQASFEREKRFTTDAAHELRTPLAALKGQIEVALSRYRSQEEYRDTLQDLQEEVDRLTRLSGDLLLLARLGQGRLQPRFERVDLSDLLGAIADQMRPSADLKGINLTEKVPPDITMQGDADHLIRLFLNLLDNAIKYTPPGGRVVLEAEATLERIRISVSDTGPGIPEEHLPFLFDRFYRVETARSRDTGGAGLGLSIVYELARSHHGTIAVDSKPGQGTIFTVELPRNPQ; from the coding sequence ATGCCATTTCGGACTAAAGCCTCCGCCAAAGAGAGATTCAAGGCTCTTGCTCCGCATTCCATTCAACTGCGCGTTCTCCTTCTGGTCTTTATTCTTGTTCTGGCAGCAATGGTTTTGCTGGCAGCATACACTCTCGACCAGTTTGAAAAATCCACCCGAATCGAACTCGAGCATGAGGGCCTTCTGTTGTCAAGCGCCCTGGAGGAGGCGGGTATTGTCCCGCTGGCTGAAGCAAGAGATATTCCCGGGCTGCAGGAGAGGATCAATACCCTTTCATCGGCTCTCCGGAACGCTATTGAAGTGAATGTCATACTGTTGAAGGATGATGGGTCGGCAATCGTTGCCAGCAACATCCCCGGTAACATCAGGGAGACGTCCACTCGGGAACATGAAGTGCTTCTGGAAGCCCTGAGCAGGGGAGGGCCCGTCGTATTCACGGGGCGTAATCCCGAACATGAAGGCCGCCCGGCTCCTTCCGGTACGCCAATCGAGGCATCACCAGAGCCTCATTTCTTTGAAGCCCACCGCTTCTTAAGTGTCACCACGCCGCTGACGATCGATGGCCAGAAGCTGGGCAGCATTAATGTAAAGGTCTCCCTGGACGAGCTTCACGAGGACCTCGTAGAAGTCCGCTGGACCATCATTGCTGCGGCCAGCACAGAGATCGCGTTGGTTTTGGGTGGCCTGATCTTCTTACTCAATATTCAAGTCTTCCGGCCGCTCCGGCGCATGGGTGTGAAGATGCGAGCTATTTCCGGTGGAGACCTGACGCAGCGAATCGGCCACCAGGGATCCGAGAATGAGATTGGGGAACTGGCGAACACTTTTGACCGTATGCTGGATCAACTGCAGGCATCTTTCGAGCGCGAGAAGCGTTTTACCACCGATGCCGCTCATGAGTTGCGCACCCCGCTGGCGGCTCTGAAAGGGCAAATTGAAGTTGCTCTAAGCCGATACAGGTCTCAAGAGGAGTACCGGGACACGTTGCAGGACCTTCAGGAAGAAGTGGACCGCCTCACTCGCCTGAGCGGTGACCTGCTGTTATTGGCCCGGTTGGGACAGGGTCGGCTTCAGCCGCGATTTGAAAGGGTTGATCTGAGCGACCTGCTTGGAGCCATAGCCGACCAAATGCGACCATCGGCCGATTTGAAAGGGATCAATCTGACGGAGAAAGTCCCCCCGGACATCACCATGCAGGGCGACGCCGATCATCTCATCCGTCTCTTCCTTAACCTGCTTGATAATGCCATCAAGTATACCCCGCCCGGCGGCCGGGTTGTATTAGAAGCTGAAGCTACTCTTGAAAGAATTCGTATTTCGGTCAGCGATACCGGACCGGGCATTCCAGAGGAGCATCTCCCCTTCCTTTTTGACCGGTTCTACAGGGTGGAAACGGCCCGGTCTCGGGATACCGGTGGTGCGGGACTGGGATTATCCATTGTCTATGAGCTGGCTCGCAGCCATCATGGCACCATTGCCGTGGATAGCAAACCGGGCCAAGGGACCATTTTCACCGTGGAACTGCCAAGAAATCCTCAATAG
- a CDS encoding zinc-ribbon domain containing protein, whose product MSFQDKSLQCADCGATFTFSAEDQDFFQSKGYVNQPKRCPSCRQAKKQERNPGSTYGANRQMFPATCAECGKKTEVPFEPRGDKPVYCSDCYRKAKPNR is encoded by the coding sequence GTGAGTTTTCAAGACAAGTCCCTCCAGTGTGCCGATTGTGGGGCCACGTTCACTTTCAGTGCAGAGGACCAAGATTTCTTCCAATCCAAAGGCTATGTCAATCAGCCCAAGCGTTGCCCTTCATGCCGTCAGGCTAAGAAGCAAGAGCGTAACCCAGGCAGCACCTATGGGGCCAATCGCCAGATGTTCCCCGCAACATGCGCCGAGTGTGGCAAGAAAACCGAAGTGCCGTTTGAACCACGTGGAGACAAACCCGTTTACTGCAGCGATTGCTATCGTAAAGCCAAACCGAACAGGTAG